A stretch of Cloacibacillus sp. DNA encodes these proteins:
- a CDS encoding lectin like domain-containing protein: protein MKNFVRAFAFFVFVTALAPLAAQEALASSPLKAQEPSAAFTKWNGAVHSKASARAKPLSKATDYGYAPSPVNWSHLDNVAYGIGGAASLKRAATLPSSYDLRERMPAVRNQYPFGNCWTHSAMSATESNLITKGLANSQDVFLSEWYLTYFGYNPTSVFPSFTNSSGAPYHSAGADDWRAVALLSRGTGAVSEALCPTPKELSEVYVPAEMNRGYKLLNALYLGNLMKTEVSVVLTPGRKEMLKEALMRYGALSVGLLYEDSAYDKKTCAFYSGAPYSKTNHAVTVVGWDDEYSFDAASLDKKPEKPGAWIVRNSWGADWGLDGYFYVSYEEPSLCDGVVYDTAPALSKENIYQYDPLGTVGFVGYGDKASFANMFTAKGNEAVTSVAFYTSAPDQKCTIQIYTRCAASPVDGKLAATQTLSIGAPGYHTVALDTPVRVAKGSKFSIVVHTSSDKTPYLIPAEYVLENYSESAAANAGEGWISPDGEIFDDILSDDGMGADSKASVCLKAFTVDDPESSGGCSAGAYGLILFAAAVPFVRRRGRGRPIK, encoded by the coding sequence ATGAAAAATTTTGTCAGAGCTTTTGCTTTTTTTGTCTTCGTGACGGCGCTTGCGCCTTTGGCTGCGCAGGAGGCGCTGGCCTCGTCTCCGCTTAAAGCTCAGGAGCCTTCCGCTGCCTTTACCAAGTGGAACGGAGCCGTCCACTCTAAAGCATCAGCCCGAGCCAAACCCCTTTCTAAGGCGACGGATTACGGCTACGCGCCTTCTCCAGTCAACTGGAGCCATCTTGACAACGTAGCCTACGGCATCGGAGGCGCCGCCTCTTTGAAAAGGGCGGCCACGCTTCCTTCAAGCTATGATTTACGAGAGCGTATGCCCGCCGTGAGAAACCAGTATCCTTTTGGGAACTGCTGGACGCATTCTGCTATGTCGGCCACGGAATCCAACCTTATCACGAAAGGGCTTGCCAATTCTCAAGACGTTTTTCTCTCCGAATGGTATCTGACCTATTTTGGGTATAATCCTACCTCCGTTTTTCCCTCTTTTACCAATAGCAGTGGAGCCCCATATCACAGTGCGGGGGCCGACGACTGGAGGGCCGTTGCGCTTCTTTCCAGAGGCACAGGCGCTGTTTCTGAGGCGCTCTGCCCTACGCCTAAAGAACTCTCTGAGGTGTATGTTCCAGCTGAGATGAACAGAGGCTACAAGCTCCTAAACGCGCTCTATCTCGGCAACCTCATGAAAACAGAGGTCTCTGTCGTTCTTACACCAGGAAGAAAAGAAATGCTCAAAGAGGCGCTTATGCGGTACGGCGCTCTTTCTGTCGGGCTACTATACGAAGACAGCGCCTATGATAAAAAGACCTGCGCATTTTATTCCGGCGCACCCTATTCTAAGACGAACCACGCAGTGACTGTGGTAGGATGGGATGATGAGTATTCGTTTGATGCTGCGAGCCTTGATAAAAAGCCGGAAAAGCCGGGCGCGTGGATAGTGCGCAACAGCTGGGGCGCAGACTGGGGCCTTGACGGATATTTTTACGTCTCTTACGAGGAGCCGAGCCTGTGTGACGGCGTAGTCTACGACACCGCGCCGGCATTGTCAAAAGAGAATATCTATCAATATGACCCGCTTGGCACCGTCGGTTTTGTAGGGTACGGCGATAAAGCGAGCTTTGCCAATATGTTCACGGCAAAAGGGAACGAAGCGGTAACCTCAGTGGCCTTTTATACCTCCGCACCGGATCAGAAGTGCACGATACAGATATACACGAGGTGCGCCGCCTCTCCTGTGGACGGAAAGCTCGCTGCGACGCAAACTCTTTCTATAGGCGCTCCCGGCTATCATACGGTGGCCCTTGACACCCCCGTACGTGTGGCTAAAGGCTCGAAATTCTCAATAGTGGTACATACTTCGTCCGATAAGACGCCGTATCTTATACCGGCCGAATATGTGCTGGAGAATTACTCTGAAAGCGCCGCCGCAAACGCAGGCGAGGGGTGGATATCCCCCGACGGGGAAATTTTTGACGATATACTCTCAGACGACGGGATGGGAGCCGATTCCAAGGCAAGCGTCTGTCTCAAAGCCTTTACGGTGGACGACCCTGAGTCGTCAGGCGGCTGTTCCGCCGGAGCCTACGGCCTTATCTTGTTTGCCGCAGCAGTCCCGTTTGTCAGAAGACGCGGGCGCGGGAGGCCTATAAAATAA
- the rpoB gene encoding DNA-directed RNA polymerase subunit beta, which translates to MQVRQTSGKAFERRVVFGREKNLIALPDLVEVQRNSYRWFFQAETAPEKRNSQGLQELFDEIFPIESYDGSFALELVSYYVDPVPISLDEARSRDLTWSRPLRAKIRLINKKSGEIKEEEIYLGDFPTMTDRGTFIINGTERVVVNQLARSAGVYYSADLGIPGQETFVAKLIPDRGAWIEFDLAPGELLSVKIDNRKKIPVTMMLRAFGIQSTDEIISLFDGKEIEKDLVGDDVRGMLLAEDILSADGSGVVEIRKNTRLSKEHMEVLWNHGRTKVWVWDIDPALAVTIERDNTDSPDAAMLELFRKLRPNEPARMENAREYITSIFFDQRRYNLGRVGRYKINRRLQLDIASTERLLTVTDIVSIIKGLIRLRDGEEHMDDIDHLGNRRVRAVGELLQNQVRIGLLRMERIARERMTTTPDLAAAMAKDLINVRPISAALREFFGSGQLSQFMDQTNPLAELTHRRRLSALGPGGLSRERAGFEARDVHHTHYGRVCPIETPEGPNIGLVTSLATFARINEYGFLVCPRRAVVDGQVTEKIVYLSADDEDEYYVGRADMPMDDDGRIIPSSTGGIYVRHHDNTIEIKPEELDYLDISPKQIVSISTALIPFLEHDDANRALMGSNMQRQAVPLVFPDSPIVGTGIEHRIAKDSGSCVVSRRAGTVSYVDADRIEIDTDDGGHDEYKMPKFRRSNQGTVIHQRPIVYTNQHVDANEIIGDGQACEEGELALGRNVVVAFVSWEGYNFEDAILLSQKLVKEDFYTSIHIEEYEVEARDTKLGPEEISRDIPNVGEDALKNLDEDGIVRVGAEVKAGDILVGKVTPKGESDQSPEEKLLRAIFGEKAREVRDTSLRVPHGEGGKIVEIKRLSREKNSEDLSPGVNEVVKVYVAQFRKITEGDKMAGRHGNKGVVSRIMAEEDMPYLSDGTPVDVVLNPLGVPSRMNLGQVLETMLGFVAMQRGYKVVTPVFESATAEDIAPDVKWIQEHKYPEMRDDCKITIFDGRTGEPMANQVMVGVMYMLKLIHLVDDKIHARSIGPYSLITQQPLGGKTQFGGQRFGEMEVWALEGYGAAHMLQEMLTVKSDDIRGRLKTYERIVKGENLAKPGVPESFRVLIKELQGLALDVEIKYADGSFGELVLNDDDDDKNVRHVSFKPDSTVDDLDAAFAPEMASPAKAAAGAGDDLFHESAAEYSAFELHETDEEKDAAILGDDLFESGTKTGEQGDEY; encoded by the coding sequence ATGCAGGTTAGACAGACTTCGGGTAAAGCATTTGAACGGCGTGTTGTTTTTGGCAGGGAAAAGAATTTAATTGCACTGCCAGATCTGGTTGAGGTACAGCGCAACTCATACCGGTGGTTTTTTCAGGCGGAGACCGCGCCTGAAAAGCGTAATTCACAGGGGCTGCAGGAGCTTTTCGACGAAATATTCCCGATCGAAAGCTATGACGGCTCATTCGCGCTGGAATTAGTAAGTTATTACGTCGATCCAGTTCCGATCAGCCTGGATGAAGCCCGCAGCAGGGACCTTACGTGGTCGAGACCGCTGCGTGCGAAGATCCGCCTGATCAACAAAAAGAGCGGCGAAATAAAAGAAGAGGAAATCTATCTCGGCGATTTCCCCACAATGACGGATAGAGGAACATTCATCATCAACGGAACGGAACGCGTCGTGGTAAACCAGTTGGCCCGCTCGGCCGGCGTCTACTACAGCGCTGATCTCGGCATCCCCGGACAGGAGACCTTCGTAGCGAAGCTCATCCCTGACCGCGGCGCCTGGATAGAGTTTGACCTTGCGCCCGGAGAGCTGCTCTCCGTCAAGATAGACAACCGCAAGAAGATACCGGTCACTATGATGCTTAGAGCCTTCGGCATCCAGAGCACCGACGAAATCATCTCTCTCTTCGACGGCAAGGAGATCGAAAAGGATCTCGTTGGCGACGACGTGCGCGGAATGCTGCTCGCAGAGGACATTCTCTCCGCGGACGGCTCCGGCGTGGTTGAGATACGCAAGAACACAAGGCTCTCAAAGGAACACATGGAGGTTCTGTGGAACCACGGCCGCACGAAGGTGTGGGTGTGGGACATCGACCCCGCGCTTGCCGTCACCATCGAGCGCGACAACACCGACTCTCCCGACGCGGCTATGCTGGAACTCTTCCGCAAGCTGCGCCCCAACGAACCTGCGCGTATGGAAAACGCGCGCGAATATATCACGAGCATATTCTTCGACCAGCGCAGATACAACCTGGGCCGCGTGGGCCGCTACAAGATAAACCGCCGCCTGCAGCTTGACATTGCCAGCACGGAACGTCTTCTGACCGTTACGGACATCGTTTCAATAATAAAGGGCCTCATCCGTCTGCGTGACGGAGAGGAGCACATGGACGACATCGACCATCTCGGCAACCGCCGTGTGCGCGCGGTGGGCGAACTGCTGCAAAATCAGGTGAGGATAGGTCTGCTCCGCATGGAGCGCATAGCGCGCGAACGTATGACGACCACGCCGGACCTTGCCGCCGCAATGGCGAAGGACCTCATCAACGTGCGACCGATTTCGGCCGCGCTGCGCGAGTTCTTCGGCTCCGGCCAGCTCTCGCAGTTCATGGACCAGACGAACCCGCTTGCCGAACTTACGCACAGACGCCGTCTGTCGGCGCTCGGCCCCGGCGGCCTCTCGCGCGAACGTGCGGGATTTGAAGCGCGCGACGTCCACCATACGCACTACGGACGCGTCTGCCCTATAGAAACGCCGGAAGGCCCGAACATAGGCCTTGTCACGTCGCTTGCGACCTTCGCGCGTATCAATGAATACGGCTTTCTCGTCTGCCCGCGCCGCGCGGTGGTAGACGGGCAAGTCACGGAGAAGATCGTATATCTCTCCGCCGACGACGAGGACGAATACTACGTCGGACGCGCGGATATGCCGATGGACGACGATGGGCGCATCATCCCAAGCAGCACCGGCGGCATCTACGTGCGTCACCATGACAACACGATAGAGATAAAGCCGGAGGAGCTTGACTACCTCGACATTTCGCCGAAGCAGATAGTCTCCATCTCGACGGCGCTCATTCCGTTCCTTGAACACGACGACGCGAACCGCGCGCTGATGGGCTCCAACATGCAGCGTCAGGCCGTTCCGCTCGTATTCCCGGACTCGCCGATAGTAGGGACGGGCATTGAGCACCGCATAGCGAAGGACTCAGGTTCCTGCGTAGTTTCAAGACGCGCCGGTACGGTCTCCTACGTCGACGCGGACAGGATCGAGATAGACACGGACGACGGCGGACACGACGAATACAAGATGCCGAAGTTCAGGCGCTCCAACCAGGGCACCGTCATCCATCAGCGTCCTATAGTCTATACAAACCAGCATGTCGACGCCAATGAGATCATCGGAGACGGACAGGCCTGCGAAGAGGGCGAACTCGCTCTCGGACGCAACGTCGTAGTCGCCTTCGTCTCATGGGAGGGCTACAACTTTGAAGACGCCATCCTGCTCTCGCAGAAGCTGGTAAAAGAAGATTTCTACACATCTATACATATAGAGGAATACGAGGTCGAAGCCCGCGACACGAAGCTTGGCCCCGAAGAGATCTCGCGCGACATCCCGAATGTCGGCGAAGACGCTCTTAAGAACCTCGACGAAGACGGCATTGTGCGCGTCGGCGCCGAGGTCAAGGCGGGAGACATTCTGGTAGGCAAGGTGACGCCCAAGGGCGAATCCGACCAGTCGCCGGAAGAGAAGCTGCTTCGCGCCATCTTCGGCGAAAAGGCGCGCGAGGTGCGCGACACCTCCCTGCGCGTGCCGCACGGCGAGGGCGGAAAGATAGTCGAGATAAAACGCCTTTCCCGCGAAAAGAACAGCGAAGACCTCAGCCCCGGCGTCAACGAGGTGGTGAAGGTCTACGTCGCCCAGTTCCGTAAGATAACGGAAGGCGACAAGATGGCCGGACGTCACGGAAACAAGGGCGTCGTCTCTCGGATAATGGCGGAGGAGGATATGCCTTACCTTTCCGACGGTACGCCTGTCGACGTAGTGCTGAACCCGCTGGGCGTTCCGAGCCGAATGAATCTCGGGCAGGTGCTTGAAACTATGCTCGGCTTCGTCGCCATGCAGCGCGGATACAAGGTCGTAACGCCTGTCTTCGAGTCCGCTACGGCTGAGGACATAGCGCCCGACGTCAAGTGGATACAGGAGCACAAGTATCCCGAGATGCGCGACGACTGCAAGATCACCATCTTCGACGGACGCACCGGCGAGCCGATGGCAAATCAGGTCATGGTGGGCGTCATGTACATGCTGAAGCTGATCCACCTTGTAGACGACAAGATCCACGCGCGTTCAATAGGCCCGTACAGCCTTATCACCCAGCAGCCGCTGGGAGGAAAGACGCAGTTCGGAGGCCAGCGCTTCGGAGAAATGGAAGTCTGGGCGCTTGAAGGCTACGGCGCGGCTCACATGCTTCAGGAGATGCTGACGGTGAAGTCAGACGACATCCGCGGACGCCTAAAGACCTACGAACGTATCGTAAAGGGCGAGAACCTGGCGAAGCCCGGAGTGCCGGAATCGTTCCGAGTGCTCATAAAGGAACTTCAGGGACTTGCGCTCGACGTGGAGATAAAATACGCGGACGGCAGCTTCGGCGAGCTTGTGCTCAACGATGATGACGACGATAAGAACGTGCGCCACGTCTCGTTCAAGCCGGACTCAACTGTGGACGACTTAGACGCGGCCTTTGCGCCCGAGATGGCGTCTCCGGCGAAGGCCGCGGCGGGTGCGGGCGACGACCTCTTCCACGAGAGCGCGGCGGAATACAGCGCATTTGAGCTGCACGAGACCGACGAAGAGAAGGACGCCGCGATTTTAGGCGACGATTTATTTGAAAGCGGAACAAAAACCGGTGAGCAGGGGGATGAATATTAA